From the uncultured Methanomethylovorans sp. genome, the window GGACCCAATTTACATACTTTACAGCACCAGCGCATTTCCACACTTGGGGGACCAAAACTATCCACTGACTCCCAGAAAGCGTTTCCTGAGCTTATAGACCTTAGAGGTTTACCGTACAATTTGGAGACTTCATGAGCATTTATCACAGTTTCCGGAAATTCGATCCCAGTATCCGCGAAAAGTATATCAAAATTTTCAAGGCATTCGCTTACAAGCTGGAGCACTGCAAGACTGTCCTTACCACCTGAATAGGAAACTGTCACTGGTTTAGTCATACTTGATGAGACATTATTAATGAATTTGTGAGAGCGACCTATGAATTCTTCCATGAATTGTTTGTTACCATCGACAACTTCTTTCCATGTCTGCCCACCCTCTGGCACGACAACATCACATGGTTCTTCCTTGTCCCTAACCTTTACTGCCACACCCTTGGGGCGCTCCCTCATTAGCTCACCAGCCATACGTGCCCTGCCGGTAGCCACTACCTGGCCTTCGGGGTTAAGGACGACTACCTCGTCCTTTTCCTGAATATGAGGATCAGAATCCAGCACACCTGGAGCCAGTAGGTTGGCACCGCCTAGTATGAAAGAGACTGCACCTTGTTCCAGAGTTACCCAGCCTTTCATGGCAGATAGAGACTTGTTCTGGAAAAGACGTCTTGCACCTTCCACACGCAGCAGCAGTACCCATTTAAGAGAATCAAGCTCAAACCTGATACTACCTAACACCTCACCATCCACTATGATTTCATCCATGCGATCATCATAAGGAGCCTTGTTCAGCACCACCACCCTCTCATCAGATATAAGAGGAGCATTGAACTGCTGCATAGAAACAGAATTAATAAGTCCTAAATCGTATTCAAAGGCCGGGCGAATGTCACCTGGAGGCGTTACAGTCACTGATTCCGTACGATTACCACATGCACATTCCTTACCCAACACCGGTATATTACATTTCCTGCACCAGTGAAGCAGCATTTCACCAAGATAAAGGGGCTTTGACATTAGGGGAGTTCAATATTGTTATAGTAAATAGTTCTTTGCTTTGGATACTTAAGATAAAGAGAATGTCACGGGATCACTTTAGCAAAAAAGTCATAGCAGCCTTTTAATACCAAAGGGGTTCTCTATGCAACTGTTATGCTATACGCTTTTGAACTTTCTGGGGAGCATGATTCAATCCCGGTCATGGAAGCTTACGCTTGCATGGAAATAGCAGGGTTGGATTTCAAGGAACATGAAATATTTGACCAATGCCTCGTTGTGAGCATTAGTGGCACTCGGGAAGAGGTCGAACCTCGTTTGCTGTACGTAGCAGAGAGACTTGCCATGTCTCACCATATAATACGGGTTGCAGGGATGTGCAATACTGCAGCAAATACCATATTGGAAATAGCAGAAAGTATAGATTATTCAAAGCATATTGCACCAGAACAGACTTTTGTGGTACGAGCCAAGAAGATCAAGCATTATTGCGATTTTGAAAGAGAGTTTATAGAAGGACATGTTGGCGGCAAAATATTCCGGAAAGGATTCCGGGCGAACCTAAAAGCAGCAGATGTGCAATTCAGGCTGATCCTGGGAGAAAAATGCATCTTTGGTCCGGTAGTAGCATCTGTGGACAGAAGTGCTTATGAAAACAGATTGCCTCACAAAAAACCCTTCTTCTACCCAGGTGTTCTTATGCCCAGGGTAGCTCGAGCACTTGTAAATATTTCAAAAGTAAAAGATGGTGAAGTATTATTCGATCTGTTCTGTGGCACAGCTGGCATCCTT encodes:
- a CDS encoding TRM11 family methyltransferase, producing MLYAFELSGEHDSIPVMEAYACMEIAGLDFKEHEIFDQCLVVSISGTREEVEPRLLYVAERLAMSHHIIRVAGMCNTAANTILEIAESIDYSKHIAPEQTFVVRAKKIKHYCDFEREFIEGHVGGKIFRKGFRANLKAADVQFRLILGEKCIFGPVVASVDRSAYENRLPHKKPFFYPGVLMPRVARALVNISKVKDGEVLFDLFCGTAGILVEGAIVGAKVIGIEVRSMIASGAQMNLRSFGGDYNVIVGDACAVPLKGESVDAIVTDPPYGRSAAIRAESLYHLYADSFREMHRLLRKGKIAIVVSEIEITEFAKDAGFEIIDEYRQRVHRSLTRRITVLSKDK
- a CDS encoding phosphoadenosine phosphosulfate reductase family protein; its protein translation is MSKPLYLGEMLLHWCRKCNIPVLGKECACGNRTESVTVTPPGDIRPAFEYDLGLINSVSMQQFNAPLISDERVVVLNKAPYDDRMDEIIVDGEVLGSIRFELDSLKWVLLLRVEGARRLFQNKSLSAMKGWVTLEQGAVSFILGGANLLAPGVLDSDPHIQEKDEVVVLNPEGQVVATGRARMAGELMRERPKGVAVKVRDKEEPCDVVVPEGGQTWKEVVDGNKQFMEEFIGRSHKFINNVSSSMTKPVTVSYSGGKDSLAVLQLVSECLENFDILFADTGIEFPETVINAHEVSKLYGKPLRSISSGNAFWESVDSFGPPSVEMRWCCKVCKLGPITQLIEGNYEDGCLTFIGQRKYESDTRAKSERVWKNPWVGNQVGAAPIQDWTAMHVWLYIFMHDLPYNPLYGKGFDRIGCWLCPSCSVADLYRLRETHPEFASKLESYLIDYAQRSGLSPEWVEHGMWRWKKLPPRLQEIAKSKGISTIPKVEVNSKLEFTVTSGYRPCKQGGVSAEGSFGTAIDLEKIEASGMLEAVGRVAFMEGVASIFQEEDSAQIFAAGTVTARSGTENQVLQLIKSVELSIQRALHCSGCGVCIGKCPHDVIKMKNGIAIIGEKCIHCGKCINVCPVVKFG